The region ACGCCCTCGAAACCGACATTCGGAAGGAGGTTGACTTTTCGATTCCGGCGCATGACAGCACTGACGTCACGGTCCCGTTCGATTTCGACATCAACCTGTTGAAAACCCTCGGTGAAGTGGTGAAGGAGGGCTTACGCTGGGAGTACGAACTGCAGGGAGAAGTGGAAATTGTGGTGCCGCGCCACGACGGCGAACCAGGCGATACGATCCCCATCGACCTCTATACCAAAGACCGATTGCCGCCCCTGGTTGGAAAGAAATAACCTCAAAACCGCGCGGTACTGCCGATGCTCATCACCCAGACGATGTTGCCCTGGGTATCGTTTTGCAGCATCGGACCGGTATGAAACGCGAGCCACGGTAACGGCCGGATCACCAGCTCCGGCTTGACGGTGTAGCCCACGCCCCACTCCCGCTCCGTCTCGCCTGCATCATAGTAGGGCGTTATTTGAAAAAATCGCTGTGCCATAAACGTGAAGTGCCGCACGTACGTCCCGACGCCCAACTGTACCGACACCGGCGAACGCGGGGCCAGCACGGCATACAATGTGGCCTCGCCACTGAAGGCATAGGCACTTGAACTGCGTCCCGGAAAGTAGAGCGCACGTCCCCCCACACCGCCGTACAGGTGGTCGATGAACCGATGCTGGTATTCGGCCGACACGCTGGTCCCGTACAGATCGCCGGAGCCTGTAAAAGCAAGCCCCACATCCGTGCGGAGTCCGTGAGTCAACGTGGGCTGCGCCCGCAGGATCGTCAGCGGGAGCAGCATCGCAACAAGTAGAAAGGAACGTATCATACCGTAACGAACGTAAAACGGCCACGGAAAGATAAAAGTGGACACCGCTATTTTCATTGTCCGGTGCCCGAAAGTCCGGGTTGACGCCCGCCGGCCTGTCCCAGACTGGCACAACAAGCCGGCACCCCTTACCTTCGTGTCGGTCACGCCCTGATGCTTATGCCTTACTTCCTCTGCCTTACCTGCGGCACGCAACACGCCGCCTCCGATGCGCCGCCGGCCCAGTGCCTCATCTGCGAAGACGAACGCCAGTACGTCGGTCACCAGGGGCAACAGTGGACTACGCTTGACGCCCTGCAGCAAACGCACCGGAACCGTATGGAAGAAGTAGAACCGCACCTGACCGGCATCGGTACGGAACCCGGCTTTGCCATCGGACAGCGGGCGCTGCTGGTACAAACACCCGCCGGCAACCTCCTGTGGGACTGCATTTCGCTACTTGACGACAACACCATCCGGGCGGTACAGGCGCTCGGCGGTGTGCAGGCCATTGCCATTTCCCATCCGCATTACTATGCAAGTATGGTCGCGTGGAGCGAAGCGTTCGACCGTGCGCCCATCTACCTGCACGCGGCCGACCGGTCGTGGGTGATGCGCCCGCATCCCAGCATCCGTTTCTGGGAAGGCGAAACCCTGGCACTGTGGGACACGCTGACGCTGATCCGCTGTGGGGGCCACTTCGAAGGCGGTACCGTACTGCATTGGCCCCACGGCGCCAACAAACAAGGCGCACTGCTGACCGGCGATATCATCCAGGTGGTACAAGACCGGCGCTTCGTGAGTTTTATGCGCAGTTACCCCAACCTGATTCCCCTGCCCGCGTCGGCGGTACGACACATCGTCGCGGCGGTAGAACCGTTCGCTTTCGACCGGATTTACGGGGCGTGGTGGCCCGCCCTTGTCGCCCGCGAGGCCAAAACCGCGGTACGCCGATCGGCCGCGCGGTACATTCACGCCCTTCAGGACTGACGCCATGCTTACAACTGTTCAGGCACGTTTGGAACAAGCGAGTAATCCGTCGGACGCGCTGTTTCTGCAACGCTATTTCAAAACCGGCCCCGGCGAATACGGCGAAGGCGACCGGTTTCGGGGCATCCGGATGCCGCCCCTTCGGGCACTGGCCCGCGAGTTTCGGACGTTGCCGCTGCCGGAGGTCGAGCGCTTGCTCCGTTCGCCGTTTCACGAAGACCGGATGCTGGCGCTTCTGATGCTGGTGCTGCATTTTTCCAAAGGCGCACCCCCTACACAAGCGACGGTGTACCAACTTTACCTCCGCGCTACGGCCCACATCAACAACTGGGATTTGGTCGACAATTCGGCCCCTGCCATCGTTGGCGGTTATCTGTACGACAAAGACCGCGCACCCCTGTACACCCTTGCCCGGTCGGCCAGCCTCTGGGAACGACGCATCGCCCTCGTCGCTACGTTCTACTTTTTGCGAAAGGGAGAGTTCCGCGACTCGTTGCAACTGGTCGAATTACTACTAACCGACCGGCACGACCTGATTCATAAGGCGATGGGCTGGGTGCTCCGCGAAATCGGAAAACGCAATCAGGAGGCGGAAGAAGAATTCCTTCGCGCACAGTACCGGCGCCTCCCCCGCACCACGCTCCGTTACGCCATCGAGCGATTTCCTGAGCCACTCCGGCAAGCGTACCTGAAAGGACGCGTGTAAGGTTTAGCGTTTTTCTTCACCAGAATCGGTCTGTTCCAACTCACACGCCGCCTGAATAATAATTCGAATAGTAACTTGTGTATTCAGGATATTATCATTCAATATTCAACCTTTATCGATCCTTTCCGTTTTATAAACGGACAACTCGTCATCACACAATCACATAAATTTTCATTTATATGAATTTCTTTGAGAAAACATCTCCGCAGGGAGAAACTATAAATATTGCGTACGAAGACTACGGACAAGGCCAACCGGTGGTCCTGATTCACGGATGGCCGCTAAGCCAGCGCATGTGGGAATACCAACGCTTTCCATTGGTAGAAGCGGGTTACCGCGTGATCTCGTACGACCGCCGCGGCTTCGGCGACTCGTCCAAACCCTGGAACGGTTACGACTACGATTCGCTCACAAGCGATTTAAAAGACCTGCTCGATCACCTCGACTTACAGAACGTCGTGCTGGTCGGCTTTTCGATGGGCGGCGGCGAAGTAGCCCGTTATTTTAAGAATTACGGTGGCGAACGCATCGCAAAAGCGGTATTGATCAGCGCCGTGACGCCGTTTATGGCCCGTACGGACGACAACCCCAACGGCGTGAAACAGGAGGTATTCGACGAAATAATGCAGGGCCTGAAAGAAGACCGCCTCGGGTTTCTGGAAGACTTTGGAAAGCAGTTTTTTGGCGTCAACATGCTGAGCAAACCCATTAGCCAGGCCTCGATGAACTTTTACCTAACTCTGGAAGGCCTGGCGTCCCCACGTGCCACCCGCAAGTGCGCCAAAGCCTTTGCCCAGACGGATTTCCGGCATGACGTGCAACAAATCAACGTACCCACGCTGATCGTACACGGCAGTAGCGATAAGACGGTGCCCATCGAAACGAGCGGTGACCAGGCGGCGAAACTGATTCCGGATAACCACTATCGGGTATTCGAGGGAGCGCCTCATGGCCTGTTCTTTACCCACAAAACCGAATTGAACAACGCACTGATGGAGTTCTTAGGCCACCCTGTCGCCAGCACGTCGGCAAGTCGCGTGGACGAACCCTCTTCTGCCATTCAGATTTGACATTTCGTAACATCTAGGTAACTGCAAAAGGTCGGGGAAACGCTCCGGCCTTTTGTGGTTTCAGGCGCGGCATGAAGCAACGTGACCGGGTTGGTCGCCCGCCGTGCCCCATTCGTTTCCCGGATTTCCCGCCACGGCATTTTTCTCCTGTTTTTCAATTGGATCGCATACGAGGTTTTGGTAACTCGCCTCGGATGAAGCTCTTACAAAACGTCACCCTGTGGTTTCAGGCAGGCCATTCCGATAAAGTATACGAAGTCGATCTAGTAGAAACGCCGCAGGGGTTTCTGGTCAATTTCCGGTACGGCCGCCGCGGAGCAACGCTACGCGACGGCACCAAAACCCCCTCGCCCGTTTCCGAAGCCGAAGCGCAGCAAGTGTTTGACAAGCTCATTGCAAGCAAGAAAAAAGAAGGGTACCGCGAAACCACTGTCGCGCCGGCCGTCACCACTGCGCCTCCCCTCCACGTCTCTGCCGAAACGCCTTCCCGGTTGTTGCAACAGCTACATGCTGCGTTACAGCAAGGTGATACTTCCGAGCGGCCGCTAACCCGGCTGGTTTGGCAGGTGGGTGAGTTGCGC is a window of Catalinimonas alkaloidigena DNA encoding:
- a CDS encoding MBL fold metallo-hydrolase, whose protein sequence is MPYFLCLTCGTQHAASDAPPAQCLICEDERQYVGHQGQQWTTLDALQQTHRNRMEEVEPHLTGIGTEPGFAIGQRALLVQTPAGNLLWDCISLLDDNTIRAVQALGGVQAIAISHPHYYASMVAWSEAFDRAPIYLHAADRSWVMRPHPSIRFWEGETLALWDTLTLIRCGGHFEGGTVLHWPHGANKQGALLTGDIIQVVQDRRFVSFMRSYPNLIPLPASAVRHIVAAVEPFAFDRIYGAWWPALVAREAKTAVRRSAARYIHALQD
- a CDS encoding DNA alkylation repair protein; the encoded protein is MLTTVQARLEQASNPSDALFLQRYFKTGPGEYGEGDRFRGIRMPPLRALAREFRTLPLPEVERLLRSPFHEDRMLALLMLVLHFSKGAPPTQATVYQLYLRATAHINNWDLVDNSAPAIVGGYLYDKDRAPLYTLARSASLWERRIALVATFYFLRKGEFRDSLQLVELLLTDRHDLIHKAMGWVLREIGKRNQEAEEEFLRAQYRRLPRTTLRYAIERFPEPLRQAYLKGRV
- a CDS encoding alpha/beta fold hydrolase, which encodes MNFFEKTSPQGETINIAYEDYGQGQPVVLIHGWPLSQRMWEYQRFPLVEAGYRVISYDRRGFGDSSKPWNGYDYDSLTSDLKDLLDHLDLQNVVLVGFSMGGGEVARYFKNYGGERIAKAVLISAVTPFMARTDDNPNGVKQEVFDEIMQGLKEDRLGFLEDFGKQFFGVNMLSKPISQASMNFYLTLEGLASPRATRKCAKAFAQTDFRHDVQQINVPTLIVHGSSDKTVPIETSGDQAAKLIPDNHYRVFEGAPHGLFFTHKTELNNALMEFLGHPVASTSASRVDEPSSAIQI